The genomic window TAGAGCGTTATTGTGATCTAATTGAAATAGTGCAAGATTGTCGTGCCAAGGTTAAGGATGAAGGACCAAGCATTAAAATCATAAATGGTAAGCAAGAATTTACGAAAAGTCATCCTTGTATGAATGATATTGCTAAATTTAACGCTCAAATCATTGCACTTGAAAAGTCTATGATATTCAAATTGAAGGCTGATATTCCAGTCCCTTCACCCTCATCCTCTGTGGGGGGCAAGAACAAACGCGGTGGTTTAATATGATTAGTTATAAATATGTTGATGATTATATCCAACAATTGCGTGATGGAAAAATCATTTTAAATAAACGACGAATTAAACTGATGGAATTAATTGAGCGTGAAATCTATCCGGCTGATGATATGTATTTCGATGCAAAGCAAATTGAAAGTTACATAGCCTTTACAGAGAAATATTACTTCCCGTTGACGTTGGCGCAAAAATTTAAAACGTGCTTCATTTTCTTGTATTATAACGACGGCTCGCTAGTTTTTAACGAGCATTTAGATTACGAGGGGCGTGGCGGTGGTAAAACAGGTCGTATTTCTTCACTAGCAAATTACTTTATTAGCGATTTACACGACATTCCTTATTACAATGTTTCAGTTGTTGCTAATAGTGAAAAACAAGCGAAAATGTCATTTACGGAAGTTTATAACAAGATTGATCAGGACGATTCGCTCAAACAATATTTTGACCATAAAAAAGCATTGATAGAATCGTATGATACGAAATCGGTTTTCCAATACCATACATCTAACGCGAATACAAAAGATGGTTTACGTGATGGCTGTGTAATCTTTGAGGAAATTCATCAATATGAAGATGCCTCAACAGTAAATGTATTTACATCTGGTTTAGGTAAAGTTAAAAATCCACGTATCTTTTATGTTGGGTCTGATGGTTATGTTCGTGATGGTTTCATGGATAAGTTAAATGAACGTGCTGACAATATCCTAGATGGGAACGTAAGTATTCGAGATGACGGTTTATTTCCATTCATGTGCTGCTTAGATGATGAAGCCGAAATGCATGACCCGAATATGTGGCAAAAAGCAAATTCACAATTCCATCCACCATTGTCCGAATATGCGAAAACACTATTCAAAACAGTCATGCAACAGTACAAAAAACTAGAGCATGACCCGAGTGGTTACGAAGAATTTGTTACAAAGCGTATGAATTTACCAAAAGTCGATTTAGAGAAAAGTGTTACGTCTTGGGAGAAAATCGAAGCAACTGATCAAAAATATAACCTTGAAGAACTTAAGAATCGTGAATGCATTGGCGCAGTGGATTATGCGTCTATTCGCGATTTCGTAGCGTGTGGATTACTTTTCTTTAAGGACAATAACTATATCATTCCACGTGAATTATTTCAGGAGTTTGTTTGTAAGCCGTTTGCTGACAAGCATTATGGTTATAGCCAAACAAAAGCAGAAAATAACAATAAGAAAGACCATCGTAAATTCGCGCCAATTCGTGAATGGGAGAATGATGGTCTATTAACTGTGCTCGATAAAGAAGCTATGGATCCGTATATAGTAGTGAATTGGTTTGTTGAACGCCGTAACGAAGGTTGGAATATAAAAAAAATTGTGGGCGACAACTTCCGGATGGAAATATTACGACCACTTTTTGAAGCTGAAGGATTTGAAGTAGAAACGATTCGCAATCCAGATGCAGCAAGTGCTTTGTTGGCACCAAAGATCGAATTAGCATTTGATGAAGGCAGAGTAATTTTTGGTGATAATCCAGTACTACGATGGAATACGAACAATGTATTAGTTGTCATCGATAGCAAAGGAAATAAGCTTTATCGCAAAAAGGAAGCTGTTAAACGTAAGACAGACGGTTTCATGATGTTCCTTTATGGTGTATGGGCTACTCGCGATTTAGAAGATTTTGATGTCAGAACAACATTGAAAGCATTGAATTCGATTAATTTCTAACGTCTATATTCTCAATTGTGGAAGGCGTACAAAAGGAGGTGAGACATTTAAAATGGGGTTTTTATCAAACATCTTTCAACGTAATCAAAACTTAAAGTCGTCGTATGAATTTAATTTTGAGGGCTTAGAAGTTGAACAACGTGCTTACCTGAAAACTATGGCTTTAGAGGTTTGCATTGGTTTTATTGCTCGCACAGTTGCAATGGCTACATTTCGTATTTCCCAAAATAACAAACGCGTTTATGATAATTGGGATTATTCACTTAACGTTAGACCAAATACAGACCAATCGGCAGCGGAATTCTGGCAAGACTTTGCTTATCGTGCCATCCACAATAATGAAGTGTTGGTGGTAGTGAGTGATAACGGGGATTTGTTAATTGCTGATTCATTCACTCGTAAAGAGTACGCTGTACTACCTGATACATTTTCTAATGTAACAGTAAAGGAATTTACGTTCCAACGCACCTTTAAAATGAATGAAGTTATTTACATTACTTATAACAATGAAAAATTAACAAAATTCATGAAGGGGCTATTTGCAGATTACACTGAATTATTCAGCCGAATGATTCAAACATCGATGTTTTCAAATCAAATTCGTGCAACAGCTAGTATCGACGCAAATCAAAGTCTTGATGATGAAAACCTAGCTGAATTAGGAAGTTTCATCAATAAAATGTTTAATGCCTTCAAAACGAAAGTGTTTGCAATCGTGCCAAAACTGAAAGGTTTCGATTATGAGGAAATTACAGATGGTACAAACGGTGGTCGTTCCATCGAAGATATTACAAAAATATCTGACAAAGCGGTTGAGCATGTAGCTCAACTTTTAGGTTTACCAGTCGCTTTAGTTCGCGGTGATATGTCTGAGTACGAAACTGCTTTAAAAGCTTATGACAAGTTTTGTTATGGTCCGTTTCTTAAGAAAATTTCTGATGAATTGAACAACAAGACAATCGAAAAGAAGGATTATCAAAATGGGCGCAAAATTAAAGTGTACGGCATTGTTATCGACGATCCGTTGGAACGACTTGATAAAGTTGATAAAGGCATTGCAAGTGGAGCTATTACACCAAACGAAGGGCGAGTGGAGTTCTTGAATTTAGAGCCATCTGATGACCCGGCAATGGACAAACATTATATTACTAAGAACTATGCGGAAGCAGAGCACTCGAAGGGAGGTGAGAATAATAATGAAGGTGAAACGACTGTTTAATTACAAAAACACTCAATTCGATGATGAATTAAAGAGCGTTCCTCACAATTTTGCTGTAAAACATGATGAAGAAGCAAAAACATCTGAACTTACTATTTACGGTGTTATCGGTGAATCATGGTGGAATGAAAAATGGACCTCAGCAATGGATGTAGACAATGCATTAAAAGAAGCAGGTTCAAACAATCTTGTTATCCGATTAAATTCTCCAGGTGGTAGCGCATTTGATGGTATTGCAATTTATAATCGTCTAATGAACTACAAAAATGAAACAGGTGCTAAGATTACAATTCATGTTGATGGCTGGGCATGTTCAGCAGCATCAGTAATCGCTATGGCAGCGGATGAATTAATTATGGGCCTTGGTGCCATGATTATGATTCATGAGGCTTCTAGTGGCGTTTGGGGTGCAAAAGGTGATTTCCGAAGTGAAGCTGATTTATTAGAAGAGCTTGAAGAAGGTATCATCGATATTTACATGACAAAAGCAACTGTAAAACGAGAAGAAATTCGTCAGAAGGTAGACGCTGAAACATGGTTTGGAGCGTCTAAAGCTATCGAAGTTGGATTCGCCACTTCTTCTACCTCATCAACTGTGGAGGGCAACTCAAAAGAGGAGCTATCGAATTTAAAAGCGCAGAATGCTAACTTGCAAAATGAAATTCAACAATTAAAAAATCAACAAAATCAGGAACCAACGCCAGAGCCAGTACAGCCGACTAACAAGCGTAAAGGGTTCCTTTTTTAATACAAAAATTTGGAGGTAATCATAAATGGTTATTAAATTAAACAATCACACTGAAACTTACGAGGAAGCAAAATTAAATTATGCTGCTGTTGTGAAAAACGAAGAATCGACACCAGAGCAAGTAGAAGAAGCTTGGGTGAATATGCAAGATGCATTAGTGAATTCTTTAACAACTCAAATTACAAACGAAGTAGCTAACAACACGATGGATCAAGTGATTCTATCGAATCGTGGAGCAGATGTAATGACTGCAGAAGAAACAAAATTCTTCAATGTTGTTGTATCTGATGGTTTCCAAGACGAAATTGTTCTCCCGTATACGATTGAAGAACGTATTTACGAGGATTTAACAAGTGATCACCCATTATTATCTGTAATCAATTTCCGCAACTTAGGAACAATCACATTAACTGCAATCACATCGGAATACGAAGGTGCAGCTGTATGGGGTCCAATCTTCGGAGAAATCAAAGGTCAATTAAATGCTGCATTCAAGCAAGAAAAAATCGCTCAATCTAAATTAACTGCATTTGTTGTATTGCCTAAAGACCTTGAGAAATTCGGTCCTAAATGGGTTGCTGCTTATGTTCAAACTCAAATTACCGAAACATATGCAGTAGCATTAGAAAATGCAATTATCAACGGTGCTGGTCCAACAAAAGAAGAACCAATTGGTTTAATTCGTGATTTAGTAGCAGCAGTAGATCCAACTAATGGACATGCAAAAAAAGCGGTAGCAGGAACATTAACATTAGCTGACCCAAAAACAATCATCAAAGAATTCGCTGGAATCGGTAAAGAATTATCAGAGAAAGAAAATGGTAAACCTTTAAACGTTAGTGGAAAAGTTGCACTAGTGATTAACCCTGCTGATGCTTGGGATTTAAAAGGTGACTTTACTATTCAAAATTCACTAGGTGATTACATTACAAAACTTCCTTACAATTTCATTCTTATTGAATCAGAATTTGCTACAAAAGGTGAGTTAGTTGCATTCGTTAGTGATCGTTACGATGCGTACCGTGGTGGTGGTATTGAGGTTAAGGAATACAAAGAGACATTAGCTATGGAAGATTGCAATTTACACATTGCGAAAACATTTGCCTTTGGTAAGCCGCGTGATAACAAAGTGGCAGCGATTTACAAATTACCGGTAACTCCTTAATTTTAAGGGGTTTCCGTTTTGAGGAGGGATAACAGTGTATAAAGTAGTCCTAGATTTCAAGGATAAAGACGGTCGGTTTTATCGTGAGGGTGACATTTTCCCAGCACCTGACGCTAGCAAACAAACAGCTGCACGAATTAAAGTATTGTCGTCCACAAATAACTTATACGGCCAGGTTTTTATTAAGAAAAATGAAACACCAAAAGAAAAGTAGGTGAGTTAAATGAATGAAATCACACCAGAACTTTTATCTGAATTTAAAGACCGTATGAAGCTTGGTGATGATGAAGACGACAATTTGAAGCGTATTTTAAAAGCGTCACACGATGATTTACAGCGCATTTGCGGTGATTATGATATAAATACTCACGAAGTCTTTAAAGAGCTTGTATTCGAGCGTTCTCGCTATGTTTATAACGATGCGCTTGAATACTTCCACAACAACTTTCTAACTCAAATTAACAACCTTAGTATTGCGAAAGCACTTGAAAGTAGTGAAGTCGATGAAAAAGTTTAAGTACAACGAAAATAATCATTCTGGCTTGTATCGACATCGTATTTTAATTCGTAAACGCACTATTACTACAGATGAATTGCTACAAGAAATCGAAACGTTTGAGTACTACGGACGCTATTGGGCCATGATTAAAACGCTAAAAGGTAGTGAAATAATGGGAGCCGGAAGAGAGCAAACAAAAGTCGAGAAACGATATGTAGTGAAGTATGCGAAATCATTAGATGAATTTATCGATAGTGAACATACAACTTTTGAAGTGGTGCAAAAAGGCATTGTTTATGATGTGAAAAGCGCTGTCAACGATGATGATATGAACATTACTGTCACTATCGTTGTGGAGGGGCAGTCTTAATATGGCAACAAATATCAATGATCTTGCTGCTGAAATAAATCGAGCTCTAGCAAACTATGCTCATGGTGTTGGTGAAGATATAGAAAAGGTTGCTGAAAAAGTTGCTAAAGAAGGCGCACAGCAACTTAAAGCTCGTTCTCCTGTTGGTGCAACACATCGTTATGCTAAAGGTTGGCGAGCTAAAAAAGTGGGTAATCAATGGGTCGTCCACAATATTCATTATCAACTCACACATCTGCTTGAAAAAGGGCATGCAAAAGTAGGTGGTGGTCGAATTCCAGCTGTTGTCCACATAGCACCTGTAGAGCAAGAAATGATCAATGAATTTGTCCAAGGTGTAGAGGAGGCGATTAGAGGGTGACATTATCTGAACTTGCTCAAAAATTAAAGGCACTTGGTTATCCAGTTGCGTATTCACATTTCAAGAGCGTACAAGTGCCTCCCTTCATCTGCTACCTCATTGCGGATGGCGATACATTCAGTGCTGATAATACAGTTTTATCAAAAATCACTTATGTAGATATTGAACTATATGTAGCCAATAAAGATTTGGCTGCAGAGAAAAAAATCGAAGATATGTTAAAAGAAAACGAACTCCCTTGGGGCTATGATGAGATTTTCATCAAAGACGAGGGAGTTTTTAAATGCACATTTTCAATAACTTTAATTAATTAGGAGGTCATTTAGATGGCAGAAAATAAAGTACGTTATGGTTTAAAGAATGTTCATTACGCAGTAGCTGCAGAAGGAGCAGATGGAAAATTAACATATGGAACACCAGAACGTTATCCTGGTGCCGTTTCTTTAAGTCTGGAA from Lysinibacillus sp. G4S2 includes these protein-coding regions:
- a CDS encoding P27 family phage terminase small subunit, whose amino-acid sequence is MRKVDVEALREQLLSKIDTADLKEVEKVERYCDLIEIVQDCRAKVKDEGPSIKIINGKQEFTKSHPCMNDIAKFNAQIIALEKSMIFKLKADIPVPSPSSSVGGKNKRGGLI
- a CDS encoding terminase TerL endonuclease subunit, with product MISYKYVDDYIQQLRDGKIILNKRRIKLMELIEREIYPADDMYFDAKQIESYIAFTEKYYFPLTLAQKFKTCFIFLYYNDGSLVFNEHLDYEGRGGGKTGRISSLANYFISDLHDIPYYNVSVVANSEKQAKMSFTEVYNKIDQDDSLKQYFDHKKALIESYDTKSVFQYHTSNANTKDGLRDGCVIFEEIHQYEDASTVNVFTSGLGKVKNPRIFYVGSDGYVRDGFMDKLNERADNILDGNVSIRDDGLFPFMCCLDDEAEMHDPNMWQKANSQFHPPLSEYAKTLFKTVMQQYKKLEHDPSGYEEFVTKRMNLPKVDLEKSVTSWEKIEATDQKYNLEELKNRECIGAVDYASIRDFVACGLLFFKDNNYIIPRELFQEFVCKPFADKHYGYSQTKAENNNKKDHRKFAPIREWENDGLLTVLDKEAMDPYIVVNWFVERRNEGWNIKKIVGDNFRMEILRPLFEAEGFEVETIRNPDAASALLAPKIELAFDEGRVIFGDNPVLRWNTNNVLVVIDSKGNKLYRKKEAVKRKTDGFMMFLYGVWATRDLEDFDVRTTLKALNSINF
- a CDS encoding phage portal protein, translating into MGFLSNIFQRNQNLKSSYEFNFEGLEVEQRAYLKTMALEVCIGFIARTVAMATFRISQNNKRVYDNWDYSLNVRPNTDQSAAEFWQDFAYRAIHNNEVLVVVSDNGDLLIADSFTRKEYAVLPDTFSNVTVKEFTFQRTFKMNEVIYITYNNEKLTKFMKGLFADYTELFSRMIQTSMFSNQIRATASIDANQSLDDENLAELGSFINKMFNAFKTKVFAIVPKLKGFDYEEITDGTNGGRSIEDITKISDKAVEHVAQLLGLPVALVRGDMSEYETALKAYDKFCYGPFLKKISDELNNKTIEKKDYQNGRKIKVYGIVIDDPLERLDKVDKGIASGAITPNEGRVEFLNLEPSDDPAMDKHYITKNYAEAEHSKGGENNNEGETTV
- a CDS encoding head maturation protease, ClpP-related, yielding MKVKRLFNYKNTQFDDELKSVPHNFAVKHDEEAKTSELTIYGVIGESWWNEKWTSAMDVDNALKEAGSNNLVIRLNSPGGSAFDGIAIYNRLMNYKNETGAKITIHVDGWACSAASVIAMAADELIMGLGAMIMIHEASSGVWGAKGDFRSEADLLEELEEGIIDIYMTKATVKREEIRQKVDAETWFGASKAIEVGFATSSTSSTVEGNSKEELSNLKAQNANLQNEIQQLKNQQNQEPTPEPVQPTNKRKGFLF
- a CDS encoding phage major capsid protein; this translates as MVIKLNNHTETYEEAKLNYAAVVKNEESTPEQVEEAWVNMQDALVNSLTTQITNEVANNTMDQVILSNRGADVMTAEETKFFNVVVSDGFQDEIVLPYTIEERIYEDLTSDHPLLSVINFRNLGTITLTAITSEYEGAAVWGPIFGEIKGQLNAAFKQEKIAQSKLTAFVVLPKDLEKFGPKWVAAYVQTQITETYAVALENAIINGAGPTKEEPIGLIRDLVAAVDPTNGHAKKAVAGTLTLADPKTIIKEFAGIGKELSEKENGKPLNVSGKVALVINPADAWDLKGDFTIQNSLGDYITKLPYNFILIESEFATKGELVAFVSDRYDAYRGGGIEVKEYKETLAMEDCNLHIAKTFAFGKPRDNKVAAIYKLPVTP
- a CDS encoding termination factor Rho; the protein is MYKVVLDFKDKDGRFYREGDIFPAPDASKQTAARIKVLSSTNNLYGQVFIKKNETPKEK
- a CDS encoding phage head closure protein yields the protein MKKFKYNENNHSGLYRHRILIRKRTITTDELLQEIETFEYYGRYWAMIKTLKGSEIMGAGREQTKVEKRYVVKYAKSLDEFIDSEHTTFEVVQKGIVYDVKSAVNDDDMNITVTIVVEGQS
- a CDS encoding HK97 gp10 family phage protein; protein product: MATNINDLAAEINRALANYAHGVGEDIEKVAEKVAKEGAQQLKARSPVGATHRYAKGWRAKKVGNQWVVHNIHYQLTHLLEKGHAKVGGGRIPAVVHIAPVEQEMINEFVQGVEEAIRG